In Arthrobacter citreus, a single genomic region encodes these proteins:
- a CDS encoding phage tail tape measure protein encodes MSFNLVAQLGLRDNGFASGLRRAQRSMSGLKTGVGGVVASFGALAAGAGVAATAMSSVKKAMDFESQMSSIKALTNSSSAEMAQFQKLALDAGAATKYSALEAAQGIEELSKAGLSVATIKAGGLRSALDLATAGGLNLAEASEIMSTSLNSFSKDSMTAADAANILAGTANASATDVHDLKYSLSMVAAVASGVGLSLRDTSAALGVLANKGLKGSDAGTSLKSLLLQLQPTTKKTAKLFNVLGLETDKTGNAFYDAKGNIKSMAEIAGVLHDKFKDLTNGERTATFKEAFGTDAIRAATILYEAGSKGVKDFNKEMTKVTALSVAKEKMDNAAGAVEQFKGALETLQISVLLPLMPTIRKAATNAADFMSNLKPATIKEWGDNIKNAGEKLYNFAKFIYDNWKPIKEAFIALSVGIIAAKVAMIGFDIAAMANPLGLIVAAVFACAAAFIYLYRNWDTVKAKAIELWNKLGPFKGLLLGLIGPIGLLIGAGIALKNNWSNVWSTIQRGAATAVNSVIGKINALIRTINLIPGVNVPIIPKVSWGNTKAGSYVSGGIQSSSHITRKSHHAGLSNVPYDGYAANLHRGERVLTAVENNEYKKNGGKSGVVNLTVNYQATGHTEQDAKNLMYTMARLIEKEGAWA; translated from the coding sequence ATGAGCTTCAACTTGGTCGCTCAGTTAGGTTTACGTGACAATGGCTTCGCTTCTGGCCTAAGGCGTGCTCAACGTTCAATGAGCGGGCTAAAAACTGGCGTTGGCGGAGTTGTTGCATCGTTTGGTGCCTTGGCGGCTGGTGCTGGTGTAGCTGCTACGGCGATGTCTTCAGTAAAAAAAGCGATGGACTTCGAAAGTCAGATGTCATCAATTAAAGCACTTACGAATAGCTCTAGCGCAGAAATGGCACAGTTCCAGAAGCTTGCGTTAGATGCCGGTGCTGCAACGAAATATAGCGCGCTTGAAGCTGCGCAAGGAATAGAAGAGCTTTCAAAAGCCGGACTTTCCGTAGCTACGATAAAAGCAGGAGGATTACGATCCGCCCTAGATTTAGCAACTGCTGGGGGTCTTAATTTGGCAGAAGCGAGTGAGATTATGAGTACTTCCCTTAACTCGTTTAGTAAAGATTCAATGACCGCAGCCGACGCCGCAAACATACTTGCAGGCACAGCGAATGCATCAGCAACGGACGTACACGATCTGAAATACTCGCTTTCGATGGTTGCAGCGGTTGCAAGCGGAGTCGGACTATCTTTAAGGGATACAAGTGCGGCATTAGGTGTGTTAGCTAATAAAGGTCTTAAAGGATCTGACGCGGGTACATCTTTGAAATCTCTATTGCTTCAACTTCAGCCAACGACGAAAAAGACTGCGAAATTATTTAATGTACTCGGACTAGAGACGGATAAAACCGGAAATGCCTTCTACGATGCAAAAGGTAACATTAAGTCAATGGCGGAAATCGCTGGCGTTCTTCACGATAAGTTTAAAGATTTGACGAATGGTGAACGTACAGCAACTTTTAAAGAGGCGTTCGGGACCGACGCGATTCGAGCAGCGACTATTCTATATGAAGCCGGATCAAAAGGCGTTAAGGACTTTAATAAAGAGATGACTAAGGTAACTGCGTTAAGTGTCGCTAAGGAGAAGATGGACAATGCTGCTGGAGCAGTCGAACAATTTAAAGGCGCGTTGGAGACGTTACAAATTTCCGTTCTCTTACCTTTAATGCCTACGATTAGGAAAGCTGCGACCAATGCTGCAGACTTTATGTCCAATTTAAAGCCAGCGACAATTAAAGAATGGGGCGACAATATCAAAAATGCCGGCGAGAAGCTCTATAATTTCGCTAAATTTATTTACGATAATTGGAAGCCAATAAAAGAGGCGTTTATCGCTCTTTCAGTAGGAATTATAGCGGCTAAAGTTGCGATGATCGGATTTGATATAGCTGCGATGGCTAACCCATTAGGACTTATAGTAGCGGCAGTATTTGCTTGCGCAGCAGCATTTATATATCTATACCGAAATTGGGATACGGTTAAAGCGAAAGCGATTGAACTTTGGAATAAATTAGGGCCGTTTAAAGGATTGCTTTTAGGCTTGATTGGTCCTATAGGCTTGTTGATTGGAGCAGGTATAGCTCTTAAAAACAATTGGTCAAATGTTTGGTCGACTATTCAACGAGGAGCAGCTACGGCGGTAAATAGTGTAATCGGGAAAATCAATGCATTAATTAGAACGATCAATTTAATTCCTGGCGTAAATGTCCCTATTATTCCGAAGGTTAGTTGGGGGAATACAAAGGCGGGCAGCTACGTAAGTGGCGGAATTCAAAGTAGTTCGCATATTACAAGAAAATCGCATCATGCCGGGCTTTCAAACGTGCCATATGACGGATATGCAGCAAATTTACACCGCGGAGAAAGGGTCCTAACGGCAGTTGAGAACAATGAGTATAAGAAAAACGGCGGAAAAAGTGGCGTTGTAAATTTAACCGTTAACTATCAAGCGACCGGTCATACGGAGCAAGACGCTAAAAACTTGATGTACACGATGGCTCGATTAATTGAAAAAGAAGGAGCGTGGGCTTAA
- a CDS encoding peptide chain release factor 3: MANKELMNEVAKRRIFGIISHPDAGKTTLTEKLLLHGGAIREAGTVKAQKNSKYAKSDWMEIEKQRGISVTSSVMQFEYDEKMVSIMDTPGHNDFGEDTYRVLTSVDSAVMVIDAAKGIEAQTKKLFQVCRMRGIPIFTFMNKLDRQAKDPLELMEELEEVLGMPSVAVTWPIGSGMQFEGVYDRLENEVHLFRKDEVIKLGSEGVHGPELEARLEQSNLENLRDEVDLLEGAGNEFNLDLVQSGELTPVFFGTALVDFGVTPFLNHFLDMSPSPGPRKTVNGEVNPTDEVFSGFIFKIQANMNPAHRDRIAFLRICSGVFERGMNVMLSRTGKQIKLSQSTQLMANDRETIDRAYAGDVIGIYDSGTYQIGDTITSGKQKLFFEPLPTFPPELFLRVSPVNSLKSKHFHKGVEQLAQEGAIQVYKNEFNEVILGAVGQLQFEVFEYRLKNEYGSDIRKDHVDYNIARWVKTDDVKGLKKYQDMRNMLVYDRFERPLFLFANEFTFNRFKERHEELELVEALDVNNEIQVD, translated from the coding sequence ATGGCAAATAAAGAATTAATGAATGAAGTTGCTAAGCGCCGTATTTTCGGAATTATTTCTCACCCGGATGCAGGTAAAACAACTTTAACTGAAAAATTACTACTTCACGGTGGAGCAATTCGTGAAGCTGGAACTGTAAAAGCTCAAAAGAATTCAAAATATGCAAAGTCTGACTGGATGGAAATCGAAAAGCAACGTGGAATTTCTGTAACATCTTCAGTTATGCAATTTGAATATGATGAAAAAATGGTATCAATTATGGATACTCCTGGTCATAATGATTTTGGTGAAGATACATATCGTGTACTAACTTCTGTTGACTCTGCGGTAATGGTAATTGACGCTGCAAAAGGTATTGAAGCACAGACTAAAAAGCTTTTCCAAGTTTGTCGTATGCGTGGAATTCCTATTTTTACTTTTATGAATAAATTAGATCGCCAAGCTAAAGATCCTTTAGAATTAATGGAAGAATTAGAAGAAGTTCTAGGTATGCCTTCTGTAGCAGTGACTTGGCCAATTGGTAGTGGTATGCAATTTGAAGGAGTATATGATCGTCTAGAAAACGAAGTTCATCTTTTCCGTAAAGACGAAGTCATTAAACTAGGTTCAGAAGGCGTTCACGGTCCAGAATTAGAAGCTCGTTTAGAGCAATCTAATTTAGAAAATTTACGTGATGAAGTTGATCTATTAGAAGGTGCTGGTAATGAATTTAATTTAGATTTGGTTCAATCTGGTGAATTGACTCCTGTGTTCTTTGGAACAGCATTAGTTGATTTTGGAGTTACACCATTTTTAAATCACTTCTTAGATATGTCACCATCTCCAGGACCACGTAAAACGGTAAACGGTGAAGTAAATCCGACGGATGAAGTATTTAGTGGATTTATTTTCAAGATTCAAGCTAATATGAATCCAGCGCATCGTGACCGTATTGCATTTTTACGAATTTGTTCAGGTGTATTTGAACGAGGTATGAACGTAATGCTTTCTCGTACTGGAAAACAAATTAAATTAAGCCAGTCAACACAATTAATGGCAAATGATCGAGAAACAATCGACCGTGCATATGCTGGTGATGTAATTGGTATTTATGATTCTGGTACTTACCAAATTGGAGATACAATTACATCCGGTAAACAAAAATTATTCTTTGAACCATTACCAACTTTCCCACCTGAGCTTTTCTTACGTGTTAGCCCAGTTAACTCATTAAAATCTAAGCACTTCCATAAAGGCGTTGAGCAATTAGCTCAAGAAGGTGCGATTCAAGTTTATAAAAATGAATTTAATGAAGTTATTTTAGGTGCAGTTGGACAGCTTCAATTTGAAGTTTTCGAGTATCGTTTAAAAAATGAATATGGTTCTGATATCCGTAAAGACCATGTAGACTATAATATTGCTCGTTGGGTTAAAACTGATGATGTAAAAGGTCTAAAAAAATACCAAGATATGCGTAACATGCTAGTATATGACCGTTTCGAACGTCCTTTATTCTTATTTGCAAATGAATTTACTTTCAACCGCTTTAAGGAACGTCATGAGGAATTAGAACTAGTTGAAGCTCTTGATGTTAATAATGAAATACAAGTAGATTAA
- a CDS encoding helix-turn-helix transcriptional regulator: protein MENKTFKAIRLYFDYTQSEYAKLLNLDHSYISQIERGHKRVPERARIKLIKELNITPNLLSEIKQINQTM, encoded by the coding sequence ATGGAAAACAAGACCTTTAAGGCGATTCGATTGTACTTCGATTATACCCAATCTGAATATGCAAAGTTATTAAACTTAGATCATAGTTATATTTCGCAAATTGAAAGAGGACATAAGAGAGTACCTGAAAGAGCAAGAATCAAACTGATTAAGGAACTGAACATAACGCCTAACTTATTATCGGAAATCAAACAAATAAATCAAACTATGTAG